A region of the Chryseobacterium gotjawalense genome:
GAATTTCACCGGCCGAAAGGTCAGACGAAACCTGCCGGAGCGGAAAATCCAATTTTCGGCCCCTGTAAACAACTCGATTTCGAACTGGAAATGGCGTTCATCGTGAATAAAAATACCGAAATGGGCGACAGTATTTCAACTGCTGAAGCCGAAGACGCCATTTTCGGATTGGTCCTGTTTAATGACTGGTCGGCAAGAGATATTCAAAGTTGGGAATATGTTCCGCTTGGACCGTTTTTAGGTAAAAATTTCTGTTCGACGATTTCGCCCTGGGTGGTCACTTTAGAAGCTTTAAAACCTTTTAAAACCGATTCTCCAAAACAGGAACCGGAAGTTTTAGATTATCTGAAATTTGAAGGACAGCAAAACTTTGACATTCATCTTCAGGTTTATATTCAACCGGAAAACGGAAAAGAAAATTTGATTTCTAAAAGCAATTACAAATTCATGTACTGGAACATGCTGCAGCAATTGGCGCATCATACCGTGAATGGCTGTAATGTAGAAGTTGGTGATCTATATGCATCAGGAACCATTTCAGGCAGCGAAAAGAGTTCTTTCGGCTCTATGCTGGAATTAACGTGGCGGGGAACGGAACCTTTACAATTATCAGATGGAACCGAACGTCAATTCATTAATGATAATGATACGGTGATCATGAGAGGTTACGCGGAAAAAGAAGGAATGCGGGTAGGTTTTGGCGAGGTTAGAGGGAAAGTGTTGGCTGCGAAGTGATTTTAAACCACAAAGGCACAAAGACTAAAGTGAAATTAATACTTCATAAAAGTTCAGGAAGATTGATTGAATAATCAACAAAATTTTAATTTCAAAATTATGATTACACAATCTCAAGTTGATGAGTTAACTTATAAAATTAATGGAGCGTGTATTGAAGTACACAAAATAATCGGACCAGGATTACTCGAAAGTGTTTATCATAAATGTTTAGAAGAGGAACTTAAATTAAGAGACATCAAATTTAAATCTCAATTCAAAATTCCGCTTTTTTATAAAGGGAAAGAACTTTTCTGTGATTTCTTATGTGATTTTTTAATTGAAGATTGCATTGTAATAGAATTGAAATCTGTTTCAGAATTAAATGATATTCATCGAGCACAAATCCTTAATTATATCAATTTGATGAAAAAACCGAAAGGAATATTAATTAATTTTAATGTGAAAAACATAATGCACCAAGGTCAGGAAACCTTTGTTAATGAATACTACAAAACATTGATGTAACCCATAATCTTGATGATCTAAAACAATATCTTTAACAAAATAAGACCATAAACACTTTGTGACTTTGTGGTTTAAAACCATAAAAATGAAAACAATTTCTCCTAAAGACTTAAACAACTTCGAATTACAAACGCTTTTGCAGACCGCGATTGCACCACGGCCAATTGCGTTAGCTTCAACAATTGATAAAGACAGTAATGTGAATTTAAGTCCTTTCAGTTTCTTTAATATGTTCAGTTCTAATCCGCCAATTGTGATTTTTTCGCCGGCGCGGAGAGTTCGGGACAATACCACGAAACATACTTTAGAAAATGTTTTAAATGTTCCTGAAGTTGTGATTGGAATTGTAAATTATAAAATTGTGCAGCAGATTTCACTCGCTTCTACGGAGTATGAGAAAGAAGTCAACGAGTTTGTAAAATCAGGCTTGACCATGAAAGACGCAGATCTGGTAAAGCCAAAACTGATCGCAGAATGTCCCGTCAACCTGGAATGTAAAGTTATAGAAATTAAACATTTAGGATCTGAAGGAGGCGCCGGAAATTTAGTCATCTGCGAAGTAATAAAAATTCATGTTCGGGAAGAATATTTGAATGAAGAGGGAAATCTTGACCAGAAAAAATTGGATCTCGTCGCAAGATTGGGCGGAAATTGGTATTCCAGAAATAATGCAGATAATCTGTTTGAAGTTCCAAAACCTTTAATAACCAAAGGAATTGGCTTTGACAGATTACCCGATGAAATCAAGCTCAGCGATGTTTTCACGGGAAATGACTTGGGAATGCTGGCTAATACTGAAGAATTACCTAGTGGAAATTACACTTCTGAGGAAGCTATTCACCTAGAAGCACAGAAACTTCTTCATCAACATCAGATTGAGGAAGCGTGGAAAATATTGGAATGTAACTAATTAAGATTATAAACGAAAAATAAAAACTCAGATCTTTTTAATTATTTTTAAACAAAATCGCTGGAAAAGAGATCGCTCTACCTACTTTAAAACCTGGTTTTTATCTCGTGAAAGTACTCACTGATAAAGGATCCAATTATGCCACAAAAATTATTAAAGAATAATTCCTAAAATAAAAATCCTGCTTCAATTTTCGAAGCAGGATTTTTTTTATTCTATCAGAAGATTCGATCGGTTCATTTTAATTTTCAAAAAATGAAAAACCTGTATTAATCGTTTTCATCTTTTATGCTTAAATCTTTATTCAAATCCGGATTTAATTTCAGCGCTTTCCTGTTTTGATTATTTCTCAGTTTGATGTTTAAAACTTCTACCAATAAACTGAAAGCTAGACAGGAATAAATAATATTTTTACTCACATGCTGATGAATTCCTTCTGCCACCAACATTACCCCAATTACCACTAAAAACGCAAGTGCCAACATTTGCAAACTTGGATATTTATTGATAACCGCAGAAATTGGACCGGCAAAAGCCATCATAATTCCGATGGAGATAACTACGGCAATAATCATCAAAACTACATTATCTACCAAACCAATCGCGGTAAGAATGGAGTCAAGGGAAAAAACCATATCGATTAAAATAATCTGAATAATCACCATGGTCATCAGGGAAGAACCTGCAGATTTTGGTTTGTTATTTTCATCGTGAACCTGCATTTTTCCATGGATTTCAAAGGTGCTTTTTCCAATCAAGAAAATCCCTCCGAGCAGCAGGATTAAATCTTTCCAACTTAGTGCTAATGCGATATCAGTTCCCGGTTCCTCTAAAAACGGTAAAGTTAAAACAGGTTCTTTCAAACCGATAATCCAGTTGATCATTAATAATAATCCTACCCGGAAAACCATCGCAAATGTCAACCCGATATTTCTGGCAAATTTTTGTCTGGCTTTAGGTAATTTATCAGAAATGATAGAAATAAAGATAATATTATCAACCCCAAGTATAATTTCTAAAAAAGTAAGGGTTAACAAACTGATCCAGATTTGTGGTTGGGTAAAATCTGGAAATTCGAGCACCGACAATAACATCATAAATTAAATTTTGGTCGGTAAAAATAGAGAATTTCTGAATTTGTCAAATATTAAGTTTTATTTACATTGAAACTTTAAAAATGGTTCCTGATAAATTGAATCATTTTTGAGCATGCTTTTTCTAAATCTTCCGGGAGCTTATTTTCTGTCCAGGGTTCTTTGGCTCCGAAGGTGTGGTTAGCATTTTCCAGCAGAATAAGTTCTGAGGTTTTACACCATTCATTTAATAGAAATGCCTCTTTATCTTTCACAGCCTCATCATTGGTTCCTTTAATAATAAGGAAAGGTTTTGCTAAATGTTGCGCAGCATATTGAATATCAAATCTTCTTTCATTTTTCTCAAAATCCTCAAAAAACTGAAAATAGTGCGGCATTTGCTGATGTGTTCTCTTGTTTTCGGAGTACATCACGCCCTCTCTTTTCCAGTCTTCAAAACGTTCTTTCGTCGGGAACCGGTATTTAAAATTACTTACGCCAGCCAAAGAAATAAGTAACTTAATTCGTTCATCTTCAAATGCTTTAATAACGGTAATTCCGCCACCACGACTGTGACCGATGACGCAAATTTTTTCATTATCAATTTTCGGATGGTTATAAAAGTGATTCAAAACCTCATCATAGTCCGACATTTCTTTAGAAAAATTATTATGTCCAAAAGCTTCTAAATCCGCAAAATCTTTGGGTCGATCTATTGTTGTTCCGTTGTGCGAAAAATTAAATTTAACAAAGAAAAATCCGGACTCTGCGAATTTCTTCGCCATCAAATCCCAGGCGCCCCAATCTTTATAACCTTTGTAACCGTGCGCAAAAATAACGAGCGGTAATTTCTCAGCATCTTCTGGGTAATAGGCGTCGGCTAAAAAATCACGGGTTTCTGTATTTTTAATGAGGATGTTTTTTTCGATATTCAGTTTCATTTGAATTTGTTTTATGTTCTTTAAAATTACGGATTAAAAATAAAAATCCTTTTACCTGAATAGGGTGAAAGCACTTCAAATTCAATAACAAAACTAAATTTTGATGTTAATTATAAATATTTAATAGATCTGAACCATTTGGTTGGTGGAATTACGGGAGACTTTTTCTATAATATCCACGAAATTGGTTTCATTGGGACGCGGCATATTTGCATTGAAAATTTTACCGTCAGAATCCAACATCATAAATCTAGGAATACCTTCTACACCAAGCTGTTGTAAAGCTTTTGCATCAGAAAGCCACCATTGTTTCACATTAGACCGTGTGTTCTTCAAGTCCAGTTTCCATTTATTTTGGTCCTGGTCTAAACTTACGGCCAGAAAAACTAGGTTATTATTATATTTATTTTTTTTGGCTTGATAGGCAAAAACGGGAGAAGTTTCTTTACAGGGTGCACACCAGGTTGCCCAGAAATCAATGACGACAAATTTTCCTTTGAATTGAGACATATTAACTTTCTTTCCGTCGGTGTCTTCGAACGCCAAAGCTGGAAACGCTTTTCCTTTTTGTTGATTGTTGACAATTTCTAAATTTTTCGCTACAAAATTTTTAAACTTGAGATTTTTAATACCACCAATATTTTCCTGAAATATTAAATTCCTCTTAACTTCATCATTCTCCATCTTTATCATTTTAATGATCTGGGTACTTAAAAGTTGATCTTTCGCAATACCTGAAACCATTGCTGCTAATTTAACAAATACGATACTGTCCGGATTTACACTTCCTTCTTTTGGCAATAATTGTTTCAATTTCCAGGAATTATAAGTATCGGTCCCATATAGTAAAGGACTAGGTTTCCGAATAATATTTTCTAATTCGGTGATGAAGGACGGTTCAGGGGCAAACTTTTTATCGGTAAAGGAGGTTATTTTTTGATAATCATAAAAAGCAGATAGCATTTTTGTCGCTTTTTTCTGTAGTTGGTATTCCTTAAAATCACTTCCAAGATATATATTCTCGGCTGTTCTAAAATCTTTTAAATCCTTTAATTCATTCTTCCATTGTTCCTGCGCTTCCTTATAAAACAATGATGGATTATCGCTATACAATTTATCCGCTACAATATAATCGTAAAAAGAAGAATTATACTTTTCGTTTTTGCTGAATAGATCTTCGGCTTTTCTCGTGCCCTTCACTACAACAACTGATTGTTTATCATCCATTTTTATATCGAAGTGTAAATTGTCGCCTTTAGAAAATACGAAGGGATAAGATTTACCTTCATAGCTGATAGCATATTGAGCGAAGGGAATTTCTTCTTTAGTATTCCAGGTAAACTCACCGTTTATCACTGGGATCTGAACAATTTTATCGCCGAATTCTTGAGAAGTTATGGTAACACTTTTAATCGGTTTTGGAGATTGGATTGAACCACTGATCATAGAATGATCTTTAAATTTTTGTGGATGAATAGGCTTTGTTATGAAAAAATACATACTCACAAAGACGATTATTCCGATTACTGTAGAAACTTTCGCTTTGCTGCTATTCAGAAAAGCATTTTTAAATCCTCTTCGACTGTACCAAAAATATCCGATAATGAAAAACAATAATGTCCAAAATAAACTCAGATATTCCGTATAGTTAAAAAAATGATTAAGCTGAAAAGAATCTTTAAATTTTAAACCCGTTTGTACAGCATTGTAAGGAATAAAATCATACGTTTCCTGTCGAACAAATGCCACAATATTGATAACAAATCCCAAAAATCCAATAGCAAAAGGCCAGATAAAACCAGTTATGATAGTCGAAAGCATTAACTGGAAAGAAATGACACAAAGACTTAAAAGGAAAACTCTCGAAAATGTCTGAAACTGCCAATAAAAATCTACGCCCATCTGCAGCTCTTTCTGCGGGAAAATAAATAGGGTAAGATTTGAAAATAATGTGGATGATAAAAAATAAACCACAAACATGATAGAACTTAATAGCGTGAGGACTAAAAATTTAGCGCTATAGATATTTAATTTTGAAACTGGCTGTGTTTCCAGGAAGGTCCAGCCGTTATTTTTATGATCGCTCTGGGTAATTCTGGTTGCCGCAATAATGATAAATAACAGCATAAAGAAACCGCCAAATTGCCCAATGGATTCCTTAATGTCCTTGGTGACGACCTTAGTTAACAAACCATCGTAAAGGCGTGAATTTTCACTAAAAACACCAATAGTGAAAAATAATGCAGGAAGAAACAGCGCAAAAACAATTGCAATTGTGACTAATCCTAAACCCTTGGTTTTAAGTAATTCTGCTTTGAAAGCCATTGCTAAAGTAGATCTTTTCTTCATCTTTCTAATTTTGTTTTGAAATTTCCATGAACCATTCTTCTAAACCTCCTGCAGGAGAGATTTGATGAATCTCTGCGCCATGATCTACTAAAATTTTATTGATCTCAGAGATCTGCTTGGGTGAATTGGTTACGATTTCACAATCCGTCTCATTTTTAAATTCTACCTGATAATTTTCTGCTAAAAGCGCTTCAAAGTTTTTGGCATTTTTCAAGCTGAATTTTGTCTTCTGAAATCGGTAGAGTTCATTAAGATCCTCTTTACTGCCTTGAAATTTTATCTCACCATTTGAAATGATACCAATGTGTGTTACCATTTTTTCGATTTCTAAAAGCAAGTGACTTGAAATAAAAACTGTGACGCCATATTCCTGATTTAATTTAATCAGTAGTTCCCGAACTTCCTTCATTCCATTCGGATCCAATCCATTTACGGGCTCATCTAAAACCAGCAGTTCAGGATCGCTGATTAAAGCCAAACCAATTGCTAATCGTTGTTTCATGCCCAGAGAATATTTTCTCATTTTTATATTTCCCGCCTCTGTTAGTCCGACCAGCTCTAAAATTTCATCTATTCTACTAATGTTCAAGTTCCTCAAAATACATACGATCTTTAAATTATCATAGCCGGAAAGATGATCGTAAAAAGCGGGATAATCGATGAGTGAACCAATTTTATTAAAACCTTCCGGATACAAATTTGAAACTAACGTATCAAATACTTTTACAGAATTTGCATCATCATTAAAAAGTCCCATTATCAATCGCATCGTTGTGGATTTTCCAGCACCGTTGGAACCCAGAAAACCATAGATCGATCCTTTCGGTACCATTAAATTGACATCTTTTAATATCGGTTTATTTTTATCGAAGCCAAAATTCAAATTTCTAATTTCAATTATATTGTTGATCATTTCTAATTTATTAAAATGTTTCAGAATTAATAACCAAGTAAGACTTAACCTTTACTTCATTATATAATTGGTAATTAAATTCCTCAAAATGTTACATAATATAAAAAATAAGGACTCCACATTGCTATAACACTGACGTTTTAGCAAAAATCATGAAGATATTATTTTTAATTAAAAAACCCTTTCATCCTTTTAAAGGCTGAAAGGGTTCAAAATGTGTCTGGTATCCTATTTTACCAGATCTTTATTCTGTCATTTGGTGCTTTATACAATTCATCAGCCGGTGTGATGTCGAACGCTTTGTAGAATGAATCCTGATTCACCAAAGGCGCAAACGCACGGAAATAACCTGGCGAGTGCGGATCGGTTTTCACCTGATTCACCATATATTGCTCTGTAGACTTTGTTCTCCAAACCGTTGCCCAACTCATAAAGAATCTTTGATCCTGTGTAAATCCACTGATTAATCCCGGATTTCCATGATCTTTCAAATACATTTGAAGCGCCGTATAAGCAACTGCTACTCCACCCAGATCACCGATATTTTCGCCGCTGGTAAATTTACCGTTAACGAAACTTCCTTTCACCGGTTCGTATTTATCGTATTGCGCAGCAAGTTGTCCCACTTTTGCATCGAAGTTTTTACGGTCAGCATCTGTCCACCAATTATTCAAATTTCCATCACCGTCAAATCTTGAACCGGAATCATCGAAACCGTGACCAATCTCGTGACCGATTACCGCCCCAATTCCACCGAAGTTAACCGCAGGATCTGCTTTGAAGTTAAAGAAAGGAGGCTGAAGAATAGCTGCTGGAAACACGATTTCGTTGTTAGAACCACTGTAATAAGCGTTCACGGTTTGCGGCGACATTCCCCATTCGGTTTTGTCAACTGGCTTTCCAACTTTAGCTAAATTCTTTGCATAAGACCATTCGGTGATATTCTGTAAGTTTTTATAATACGTTCCACCTTCGGCCGGTCCGGTCAATTGCAGTTTAGAATAATCTTTCCAGGTATCGGGATAAGCGATTTTCACAGAGAATTTTGATAATTTTTCCTGTGCTTTAACTTTCGTTTCGGGCGACATCCAATCATTTTCTGCAATATGCTGCTGGAATGATTTTTTCAAATAACCGATATAGGTTTCCATCTGCTGTTTCGCTTCAGCCGGGAAGTATTGGTCCACATACAATTTACCAAAAGCTTCGCCCAAGACTCCATTAATAACGCCTAAACCTCTTTTGTTCATGGCTCTTTGCTCTTGCTGGCCCTGGAGATATTTAGAAAAGAAATTAAAATTCAAATCATCCAATTGCTTGTCAAGATTACCTGCGTTACCAGCAATCAATCTGGCTTTCATATATTCTTTGATCAGCGGAAGGTTTTTATCGGTCATCCAGCTATCCATATCCTGGTAATATTTCAACTCGCTTACGATTACTTTGTCAGTTTTCACCCCGGCATCGGACAGGTATTTTGGCAAGTTAACATTCTTAACCAATTTTGAAAGCTCAGGCAATGTTTTCGGATTGTACCGAAGATTCGCATCGCGGTTCTGCTCGTTGGTCAAAAGATCTTTCGCCAGTTTCTTTTCGAAATTCACAACGTTCTGTGCCGTTTGATCTGCGTTTTTCTGACCAATAATGGTAAACAACTGCGCAAGGTAATTTTTATATTCCGCCAACGTTTTGCTATTCGCTTCGTTGTCTTTTTGATAATAGTCACGGCCTAAACCTAATGATGCGCCACCAAAGTAAACAGCATTCATCACGGAGTTTTTCATATCCGGACTTACCCGCCAGGCGTAGAAAGGATTATCTCCGGTTTTGGTTGCTTCTGTTAAATAGCTTTGTAACTGTGCAACAGTTTTGATTTGATCAATCTTTTGCAAATCACCTTTAACAGGATTAATTCCGTCAGCATTTCGCTTGTTCCAGTCCATAAATGTTCCGTACAGATTTTGGATTTTCTGACCTTCGGAACCCGCTGCAAATTTGTCGGCTAATATTTTATCTAAAATTCCTAAAGAAGCATTGTCAACATCTTCTCTCAAAGCGTTGAAACTTCCCCAGCTTGTTTTATCAGAAGGGATTTCGGCAGTTTTCATCCAGTTCCCATTGACATAATTAAAGAAATTATCCTGCGGACGAACCGAGGTGTCCATATAGGCAAGATTGATTCCCTCATCTTTGGTCGGTGCGGGCTTTTCAGCAGTAGTTACTGTCGTTTCTGTTTCTGTAGTTGCAACTTTCGCAGTTGTACATGAATTTAGTAAAACAACTCCCGTAAAAGCGAGCGCAGCGATGGTAATTCTTTTCATAAGACTTTATTGATTATTATTAAGATTATTTCAAAGATAATGATTATTTATTGTTTACAAGTGCTATAATCACTCAATTTGTTATTGTGCAAGAGATTGAAGCGGCATCGTTTTTTGCTGCTGGTTAGTCCTTGGCAAAAAAGATACAGCGGAAAGCCCAACCCGAGCGCCTGGAAGCATTAACAGTGCTTCGACCGGTATTAGCGCTGGACTGGCAAGGGTTACGCTCTAAAAAAAAATCACTCCAAATAATTGAAGTGATTTTTCGAAAGTAATTTCCTAATGTATTACCAGATTATCACTCTCTCTTCTGGCTTTTTGTAAAGTTGATCTCCTTCTTTCACATTAAATGCTTTGTAGAAAGCATCGGTGTTTACGAGTGGACCAAATGCCCGGTACAATCCCGGCGAATGCTCATTGGTTTTGATCTGATTAATCAGCGCAGCTTCTTTTTGAAGGGTTCTCCAAACCGTTGCCCAACTCATAAAGAATCTTTGCTCCTGTGAATAACCACTGATCAATCCTGGATTTCCGTGGTCTTTTAAATACATCTGCAAGGCATCGTAAGAAATATTTACTCCACCTAAATCTGCGATATTTTCACCATTGGTAAAAGTTCCGTTTACAAAAGTTCCTTTAACAGGTTCATATTTGTCATACTGCGCTGCGAGCGCTTTCGTGGCTTTCTCGAAATTGGCTTTATCTTCGGGAGTCCACCAGTCTACCAAATTCCCATCCGCATCGAACTGTGCTCCGGAATCATCAAAACCGTGGGTAATTTCGTGACCGATAACCGCTCCGATTCCGCCGAAATTAATGGCTGCATCTGCATTTGGATTAAAGAAAGGCGGCTGTAAAATCGCGG
Encoded here:
- the fahA gene encoding fumarylacetoacetase encodes the protein MKSFIKYPEHSDFSIYNIPFGVGVFNKEYIACCTRIGDQIIDLATLYDYGFFDEIEGIDENVFEAFTLNEFIALGKPVTKAVRLKLQEMLGENSKLAGDKKTIEECFYDFDKVQMMMPVHVPNYTDFYSSIEHATNVGKMFRDPANALLPNWKHLPVGYHGRASSIVVSGTEFHRPKGQTKPAGAENPIFGPCKQLDFELEMAFIVNKNTEMGDSISTAEAEDAIFGLVLFNDWSARDIQSWEYVPLGPFLGKNFCSTISPWVVTLEALKPFKTDSPKQEPEVLDYLKFEGQQNFDIHLQVYIQPENGKENLISKSNYKFMYWNMLQQLAHHTVNGCNVEVGDLYASGTISGSEKSSFGSMLELTWRGTEPLQLSDGTERQFINDNDTVIMRGYAEKEGMRVGFGEVRGKVLAAK
- a CDS encoding flavin reductase family protein — translated: MKTISPKDLNNFELQTLLQTAIAPRPIALASTIDKDSNVNLSPFSFFNMFSSNPPIVIFSPARRVRDNTTKHTLENVLNVPEVVIGIVNYKIVQQISLASTEYEKEVNEFVKSGLTMKDADLVKPKLIAECPVNLECKVIEIKHLGSEGGAGNLVICEVIKIHVREEYLNEEGNLDQKKLDLVARLGGNWYSRNNADNLFEVPKPLITKGIGFDRLPDEIKLSDVFTGNDLGMLANTEELPSGNYTSEEAIHLEAQKLLHQHQIEEAWKILECN
- a CDS encoding GxxExxY protein, translating into MITQSQVDELTYKINGACIEVHKIIGPGLLESVYHKCLEEELKLRDIKFKSQFKIPLFYKGKELFCDFLCDFLIEDCIVIELKSVSELNDIHRAQILNYINLMKKPKGILINFNVKNIMHQGQETFVNEYYKTLM
- a CDS encoding thioredoxin-like domain-containing protein, giving the protein MKKRSTLAMAFKAELLKTKGLGLVTIAIVFALFLPALFFTIGVFSENSRLYDGLLTKVVTKDIKESIGQFGGFFMLLFIIIAATRITQSDHKNNGWTFLETQPVSKLNIYSAKFLVLTLLSSIMFVVYFLSSTLFSNLTLFIFPQKELQMGVDFYWQFQTFSRVFLLSLCVISFQLMLSTIITGFIWPFAIGFLGFVINIVAFVRQETYDFIPYNAVQTGLKFKDSFQLNHFFNYTEYLSLFWTLLFFIIGYFWYSRRGFKNAFLNSSKAKVSTVIGIIVFVSMYFFITKPIHPQKFKDHSMISGSIQSPKPIKSVTITSQEFGDKIVQIPVINGEFTWNTKEEIPFAQYAISYEGKSYPFVFSKGDNLHFDIKMDDKQSVVVVKGTRKAEDLFSKNEKYNSSFYDYIVADKLYSDNPSLFYKEAQEQWKNELKDLKDFRTAENIYLGSDFKEYQLQKKATKMLSAFYDYQKITSFTDKKFAPEPSFITELENIIRKPSPLLYGTDTYNSWKLKQLLPKEGSVNPDSIVFVKLAAMVSGIAKDQLLSTQIIKMIKMENDEVKRNLIFQENIGGIKNLKFKNFVAKNLEIVNNQQKGKAFPALAFEDTDGKKVNMSQFKGKFVVIDFWATWCAPCKETSPVFAYQAKKNKYNNNLVFLAVSLDQDQNKWKLDLKNTRSNVKQWWLSDAKALQQLGVEGIPRFMMLDSDGKIFNANMPRPNETNFVDIIEKVSRNSTNQMVQIY
- a CDS encoding ABC transporter ATP-binding protein, whose translation is MINNIIEIRNLNFGFDKNKPILKDVNLMVPKGSIYGFLGSNGAGKSTTMRLIMGLFNDDANSVKVFDTLVSNLYPEGFNKIGSLIDYPAFYDHLSGYDNLKIVCILRNLNISRIDEILELVGLTEAGNIKMRKYSLGMKQRLAIGLALISDPELLVLDEPVNGLDPNGMKEVRELLIKLNQEYGVTVFISSHLLLEIEKMVTHIGIISNGEIKFQGSKEDLNELYRFQKTKFSLKNAKNFEALLAENYQVEFKNETDCEIVTNSPKQISEINKILVDHGAEIHQISPAGGLEEWFMEISKQN
- a CDS encoding alpha/beta hydrolase family protein — translated: MKLNIEKNILIKNTETRDFLADAYYPEDAEKLPLVIFAHGYKGYKDWGAWDLMAKKFAESGFFFVKFNFSHNGTTIDRPKDFADLEAFGHNNFSKEMSDYDEVLNHFYNHPKIDNEKICVIGHSRGGGITVIKAFEDERIKLLISLAGVSNFKYRFPTKERFEDWKREGVMYSENKRTHQQMPHYFQFFEDFEKNERRFDIQYAAQHLAKPFLIIKGTNDEAVKDKEAFLLNEWCKTSELILLENANHTFGAKEPWTENKLPEDLEKACSKMIQFIRNHF
- a CDS encoding M13 family metallopeptidase gives rise to the protein MKRITIAALAFTGVVLLNSCTTAKVATTETETTVTTAEKPAPTKDEGINLAYMDTSVRPQDNFFNYVNGNWMKTAEIPSDKTSWGSFNALREDVDNASLGILDKILADKFAAGSEGQKIQNLYGTFMDWNKRNADGINPVKGDLQKIDQIKTVAQLQSYLTEATKTGDNPFYAWRVSPDMKNSVMNAVYFGGASLGLGRDYYQKDNEANSKTLAEYKNYLAQLFTIIGQKNADQTAQNVVNFEKKLAKDLLTNEQNRDANLRYNPKTLPELSKLVKNVNLPKYLSDAGVKTDKVIVSELKYYQDMDSWMTDKNLPLIKEYMKARLIAGNAGNLDKQLDDLNFNFFSKYLQGQQEQRAMNKRGLGVINGVLGEAFGKLYVDQYFPAEAKQQMETYIGYLKKSFQQHIAENDWMSPETKVKAQEKLSKFSVKIAYPDTWKDYSKLQLTGPAEGGTYYKNLQNITEWSYAKNLAKVGKPVDKTEWGMSPQTVNAYYSGSNNEIVFPAAILQPPFFNFKADPAVNFGGIGAVIGHEIGHGFDDSGSRFDGDGNLNNWWTDADRKNFDAKVGQLAAQYDKYEPVKGSFVNGKFTSGENIGDLGGVAVAYTALQMYLKDHGNPGLISGFTQDQRFFMSWATVWRTKSTEQYMVNQVKTDPHSPGYFRAFAPLVNQDSFYKAFDITPADELYKAPNDRIKIW
- a CDS encoding TerC family protein, with the protein product MMLLSVLEFPDFTQPQIWISLLTLTFLEIILGVDNIIFISIISDKLPKARQKFARNIGLTFAMVFRVGLLLMINWIIGLKEPVLTLPFLEEPGTDIALALSWKDLILLLGGIFLIGKSTFEIHGKMQVHDENNKPKSAGSSLMTMVIIQIILIDMVFSLDSILTAIGLVDNVVLMIIAVVISIGIMMAFAGPISAVINKYPSLQMLALAFLVVIGVMLVAEGIHQHVSKNIIYSCLAFSLLVEVLNIKLRNNQNRKALKLNPDLNKDLSIKDEND